From Pectinophora gossypiella chromosome 18, ilPecGoss1.1, whole genome shotgun sequence, one genomic window encodes:
- the LOC126375045 gene encoding dynein regulatory complex protein 11 — MSNKTYNALLCETSELIGEATQADEALFAAGQAERTALQPLLSDIRVRYTILLARLDNVYDQMLQPQKRLIVKRLLEACLGRLIEIKHDLVEVHLSDYTYDDDEALTKLQVTPFEAEPVVPQYFIREREEEVQSRRQFIEDTLRKLGYEPPKKQPLVLTEQQAVLIIQSHERARQGRLRGQFMKEIRLLKEKGRDQKGEMSAAAATAIQRVWRGFIARRATKKRKRQEQLLIGMELPPYVESAEVKKAEEVKQYRRQLQKEREKEYQEALVAMEQQLRAQHGVRLNEQIGDELRRWIKEYYERTGRFPDFPSEEGGGSRAMFSRQGTGTDSELLSKSSPVTSSRESKKSKDSKEKKNNKADDNKNKDEAEDLQTYKCSQSAFLQDAINSNEEFEDIWKFKDDPDNTHERYYKDMIEREKMVKIEQEIRNIVDEMMRSELELLQAAFDKDRAHKGKKAKKPQKKVRRGGKKSKKKKEKDLTPDRTTESLFEELVSNGIIRPYPVVKIDEFIGEKCYVGAEWRSQGLEPEPCLGDIRQLVKEYCILPLGSEHVRNHTPLVRSVLLSGPSGSGKKFLIQAICSETGATLFDLTPANIVGKYPGKTGLIMLIHLVMKVSRLLQPSVIWMDDAEKPFVKKIPKTDKTDPKRLKKDLVKIIKAICPEDRVIFVGTSRSPWEAEQKLLFQCYQKIIQIPRADYGSISLMWRTKLHRAGALSPRLDVSCLARVSDSYTIGTLLATLDAVLTTKRRLQLRVRALTAQEVAVQLSSREPVYAEQDASAEAWWSKTPLERRRQKAIQRLQELQQEAEERAANAIK; from the exons ATGTCGAACAAAACCTACAATGCACTACTTTGTGAGACATCAGAACTTATTGGCGAAGCAACTCAAGCAGACGAAGCACTTTTCGCCGCTGGACAAGCGGAAAGAACTGCCCTCCAGCCGCTGCTTTCTGACATACGAGTACGCTATACAATACTTCTAGCTAGATTAGACAACGTTTATGACCAGATGCTGCAGCCACAAAAGCGCTTGATAGTCAAACGCCTGCTGGAAGCGTGTTTGGGAAGGCTGATTGAGATCAAGCATGATTTGGTCGAAGTCCATCTGTCGGATTAtacttatgatgatgatgag GCTCTAACAAAACTTCAAGTGACTCCTTTCGAAGCAGAGCCAGTGGTTCCCCAATATTTCATCAGAGAACGGGAAGAAGAGGTCCAAAGCCGTCGGCAGTTCATTGAAGATACCCTGAGGAAGCTAGGATACGAGCCTCCGAAGAAACAGCCTCTAGTGCTGACTGAGCAGCAAGCTGTGCTAATCATACAGAGCCATGAACGGGCTCGTCAAGGACGCCTTAG AGGCCAATTCATGAAAGAAATACGACTTCTCAAAGAAAAAGGCAGAGATCAGAAAGGGGAGATGTCTGCGGCAGCTGCCACAGCCATACAGAGGGTCTGGAGAGGATTCATAGCGAGGAGGGCTACGAAGAAGAGAAAACGCCAGGAGCAGCTTTTAATAGGCATGGAACTACCTCCTTATGTTGAATCCGCCGAAGTTAAGAAAGCTGAAGag GTTAAGCAGTATCGTCGTCAACTTCAAAAAGAAAGAGAAAAGGAGTATCAAGAAGCTCTAGTTGCGATGGAACAGCAATTGAGAGCTCAACACGGCGTTAGACTGAATGAACAAATTGGAGATGAACTCAGACGGTGGATTAAGGAATACTATGAGAGAACAGGCAGATTCCCTGACTTCCCTTCAGAAGAAGGAGGTGGTAGTAGAGCTATGTTTAGCAGGCAAG GAACTGGAACAGACAGTGAACTGCTAAGTAAATCTTCACCCGTGACGTCATCGAGAGAatccaaaaaaagtaaagaCAGTAAGgagaaaaagaataataaagcagatgataataaaaataaggatGAAGCAGAAGATTTGCAGACTTATAAATGTAGTCAATCAGCGTTCTTGCAAGATGCTATTAATTCTAATGAGGA ATTTGAAGACATTTGGAAATTCAAAGACGATCCAGATAATACCCACGAACGCTATTATAAAGATATGATTGAAAGAGAGAAAATGGTCAAAATCGAACAAGAAATAAGAAACATAGTTGATGAAATGATGAGAAGTGAACTGGAGTTATTGCAAGCAGCGTTTGATAAAGACAGAGCTCATAAAGGAAAGAAAGCAAAGAAGCCGCAGAAAAAG GTTCGCCGCGGAGgtaaaaaaagtaagaagaagaaagaaaaagatcTGACACCAGATCGTACCACTGAATCACTTTTCGAAGAACTTGTATCCAACGGAATCATTCGTCCTTATCCCGTAGTTAAAATAGATGAGTTTATAGGAGAGAAGTGTTATGTTGGAGCTGAATGGAGGAGTCAGGGTCTGGAACCAGAGCCTTGTTTGGGAGATATAAGACAGTTGGTGAAAGAATACTGTATATTGCCTCTTGGGTCCGAACATGTTCGGAATCACACTCCTTTGGTGCGCTCTGTTTTACTTAGTG GTCCTTCGGGTAGTGGAAAGAAGTTCCTAATACAGGCAATCTGCAGTGAAACAGGGGCAACATTATTCGACCTTACACCAGCTAATATAGTCGGCAAGTACCCAGGAAAAACAGGACTGATCATGTTGATTCATTTAGTGATGAAAGTGTCGAGGCTACTGCAACCTTCTGTTATATGGATGGATGACGCTGAAAAACCGTTCGTGAAGAAAATTCCCAAAACTGACAAGACTGATCCGAAACGACTGAAGAAGGATTTGGTGAAGATTATAAAAG CAATATGTCCTGAAGACCGTGTTATATTCGTGGGTACATCAAGAAGTCCTTGGGAGGCGGAACAAAAACTCCTATTTCAGTGTTATCAGAAAATTATTCAGATACCGAGAGCGGATTATGGAAGCATTTCTCTAATGTGGAGAACCAAGCTTCACAGGGCTGGTGCCTTGTCGCCGAGACTTGATGTATCTTGCTTAGCTAGAGTATCTGATTCTTATACTATTG GGACATTGTTGGCAACTTTAGATGCAGTGTTAACAACTAAGAGAAGATTGCAGTTGCGAGTGCGCGCACTGACTGCGCAAGAGGTTGCTGTTCAATTGAGTTCTAGAGAACCTGTATATGCTGAACAG gatGCATCAGcggaagcgtggtggagtaaaaCTCCATTGGAAAGGAGAAGACAAAAGGCCATACAGAGGCTGCAGGAGTTACAACAAGAAGCCGAAGAGAGAGCTGCTAATGCtatcaaataa